One part of the Microlunatus elymi genome encodes these proteins:
- a CDS encoding type 1 glutamine amidotransferase: protein MSVSSYGAGKRVHVVLLYQSLLGIYGDRGNATVLIKRLAWRGYDPVLSVVEPGDPLPTDGDVYLLGGGEDAAQISAVKALKADGTIYRAVERGAAVFAVCAGYQILGNSFTVGDNDTVTAGLGLLDVTTTRGPRRAVGELLGHWIGHDGEDQWLTGFENHGGYTRLGPDARPVTRVEVGVGNCGDGTDGAQQGNVIAIYPHGPALARNPALADHVLELALKTELPKLDRPEVTELRRQRIAAAR, encoded by the coding sequence GTGAGCGTCAGCTCGTACGGTGCCGGCAAGCGGGTGCACGTCGTCCTGCTTTACCAATCCCTGTTGGGAATCTACGGTGATCGCGGCAACGCGACGGTGTTGATCAAGAGGCTTGCCTGGCGTGGCTACGACCCGGTGCTGTCGGTGGTCGAGCCGGGCGATCCGCTGCCCACCGACGGCGACGTCTACCTGCTCGGCGGTGGCGAGGACGCGGCCCAGATCTCCGCGGTGAAGGCGCTCAAGGCCGACGGCACCATCTACCGCGCCGTCGAACGCGGCGCGGCGGTCTTCGCCGTCTGTGCTGGCTATCAAATCCTCGGCAACTCGTTCACCGTCGGCGACAACGACACGGTCACCGCCGGGCTCGGGCTGTTGGACGTGACCACCACCCGCGGTCCACGGCGCGCCGTCGGCGAGCTGCTCGGCCACTGGATCGGACACGACGGCGAGGACCAGTGGCTGACCGGTTTCGAGAACCACGGCGGCTACACCCGGCTCGGCCCGGACGCCCGGCCGGTCACCCGGGTCGAGGTCGGCGTCGGCAACTGCGGCGACGGCACCGACGGCGCCCAGCAGGGCAACGTGATCGCGATCTATCCCCACGGCCCGGCCCTGGCCCGCAACCCCGCGCTGGCCGACCACGTCCTCGAGCTGGCGCTGAAGACCGAGTTGCCCAAGCTGGACCGCCCGGAGGTTACCGAGTTGCGCCGCCAGCGCATCGCCGCGGCCCGCTGA
- a CDS encoding Mur ligase family protein: MLKVDPKAMAELLAGRRIAAVSGTNGKTTTTHLLTAAVRNAVGGDDRLVHNADGANLHSGITSALSAKPAADLAILETDERVVADVVRLGKPEVLVLLNFSRDQLDRHHEIKALARAWRNALIDAGDEGPVVVANADEPLVVWAAHAAKQTVWVDTAGSWVQDAALCPECGGTLLRTESAGGTSWGCRDCSLAEPQADYRVVGEKISTPDGRVWHPQLQVPGKFNISNAACALAAAGLFGIDPQTAIGGMQTVTSPAGRFGTAHFGSTTARLLLAKNPAGWAEALPLVQTETVILAIDSAAADGRDVSWLWDVEYEQLAGRRVIATGPRAQDLAVRLAYAEVEHDCVPDLGEAVLGHREPVDIVATYTPFQRLRKMGGLA; encoded by the coding sequence ATGCTCAAGGTCGACCCGAAGGCGATGGCCGAGTTGCTGGCCGGACGGCGGATCGCTGCGGTCTCCGGGACGAACGGCAAGACCACCACCACCCACCTGCTCACCGCAGCCGTACGCAACGCGGTCGGCGGCGACGATCGGCTGGTGCACAACGCCGACGGCGCCAACCTGCACAGCGGCATCACCTCGGCGTTGTCGGCCAAGCCCGCTGCCGACCTCGCGATCCTGGAGACCGACGAACGCGTGGTCGCCGACGTGGTCCGGCTCGGCAAGCCGGAAGTCCTTGTGCTGTTGAACTTCAGCCGTGATCAGCTCGATCGCCATCACGAGATCAAAGCGCTGGCCCGAGCCTGGCGCAACGCGCTGATCGACGCCGGCGACGAGGGTCCGGTCGTGGTCGCCAACGCGGACGAACCGCTGGTGGTCTGGGCCGCACACGCCGCGAAGCAGACGGTCTGGGTCGACACCGCCGGCAGCTGGGTGCAGGACGCGGCGCTGTGTCCCGAATGCGGCGGCACGCTGCTGCGCACGGAGTCGGCCGGCGGCACCAGTTGGGGCTGCCGGGACTGTTCGCTGGCCGAGCCGCAGGCCGATTACCGGGTGGTCGGCGAGAAGATCAGTACGCCGGACGGGCGAGTCTGGCATCCGCAGCTGCAGGTGCCGGGCAAGTTCAACATCAGCAACGCGGCGTGCGCACTGGCCGCGGCCGGGTTGTTCGGCATCGATCCGCAGACCGCGATCGGTGGCATGCAGACGGTGACCTCGCCCGCCGGTCGGTTCGGTACCGCGCACTTCGGCTCGACCACGGCTCGGTTGTTGCTGGCCAAGAATCCGGCCGGCTGGGCCGAGGCGTTGCCGCTGGTGCAGACCGAGACGGTGATCCTGGCGATCGATTCGGCGGCCGCCGACGGTCGGGACGTGTCCTGGCTGTGGGATGTGGAGTACGAGCAGCTGGCCGGTCGGAGGGTGATCGCGACCGGGCCGCGGGCGCAGGATCTGGCGGTCCGGTTGGCCTACGCCGAGGTCGAGCACGACTGCGTACCCGATCTTGGTGAGGCGGTGCTCGGGCATCGTGAACCGGTGGACATCGTCGCCACGTACACGCCGTTCCAGCGGTTGCGGAAGATGGGAGGACTGGCGTGA
- a CDS encoding glycerol-3-phosphate dehydrogenase/oxidase has translation MIDSRLTSASRTAALQRLRDSAQATHQLDILVIGGGVTGAGIALDAATRGLNTAVVEAQDWASGTSSKSSKLIHGGLRYLQMFDFKLVHEALVERGLLLSQLAPHLVKPVPFLYPLHGRFVERGYVEAGISLYDVLASLSRGTKVRGQRRRTVPWHNYIGHRKLMQRFPGLQPDVAQGAIQYWDASVDDARFVADLLRTAQAYGAHPASRTQVTKLIKNPGGAVIGAELVDLETGDQFEAHAQTVINATGVWTDKTEKLTGGSGSLHVLASKGVHIVVPRDRIDGKAGLILQTATSVLFVIPWSRYWIIGTTDTPWKEDVAKPVATSADIDYVLDQANSVLAQKIGREDIVGHYAGLRPLLQPGTTGDGTSAKISREHTVASPVPGVVSIAGGKFTTYRVMAKDAVDFALGERAERLPSVTANVPLVGAVGYPGAREHTRTLALQYGWDEWRISHLLHRYGAEIIQIAQLCADDSSMAKPLQQAPAYIRAEIAFAITHEGALHLDDILARRTRIVYEVPEQGLAAVDEIADIVAPMLGWSDDQREAEVDAYRTWTLAELAAIKEPDDRAAVGVREAVDELIPMLDGDSTQFGSSRRARDSR, from the coding sequence ATGATCGACAGCAGGCTGACCAGTGCGTCCCGTACGGCCGCGCTGCAGCGGCTCCGCGACAGTGCGCAGGCCACTCATCAGCTCGACATCCTGGTGATCGGCGGCGGCGTCACCGGCGCCGGCATCGCGCTGGACGCGGCTACCCGGGGACTGAACACGGCCGTGGTGGAGGCGCAGGATTGGGCGTCCGGCACGTCGAGCAAGTCCAGCAAGCTGATCCACGGCGGACTGCGCTACCTGCAGATGTTCGACTTCAAGCTGGTGCACGAGGCCCTGGTCGAACGCGGCCTGCTGCTCAGCCAGTTGGCGCCGCACCTGGTCAAACCGGTGCCGTTCCTCTACCCGCTGCACGGCCGATTCGTCGAGCGCGGCTACGTCGAGGCGGGCATCAGCCTGTACGACGTGCTCGCCAGCCTCAGCCGCGGTACGAAGGTCCGCGGCCAGCGTCGGCGTACGGTGCCCTGGCACAACTACATCGGGCATCGCAAGCTGATGCAGCGTTTTCCCGGGCTGCAGCCGGACGTCGCCCAGGGGGCGATCCAGTACTGGGATGCCTCGGTCGACGATGCCCGGTTCGTCGCCGATCTGCTCCGCACCGCACAGGCGTACGGAGCCCACCCGGCCAGCCGGACCCAAGTGACGAAGTTGATCAAGAACCCGGGCGGCGCGGTGATCGGCGCCGAGCTTGTTGATCTTGAAACCGGTGATCAGTTCGAGGCCCATGCGCAGACGGTGATCAACGCCACCGGGGTGTGGACGGACAAGACCGAGAAGCTGACCGGCGGCAGCGGAAGCCTGCACGTGTTGGCATCCAAGGGCGTACACATCGTGGTGCCGCGGGATCGGATCGACGGTAAGGCCGGATTGATCTTGCAGACCGCGACCAGTGTGCTGTTCGTCATCCCGTGGTCGCGCTACTGGATCATCGGCACCACGGACACGCCGTGGAAGGAGGATGTCGCCAAGCCGGTGGCGACGTCGGCCGACATCGACTACGTGCTTGACCAAGCCAACTCCGTACTGGCGCAGAAGATCGGCCGGGAAGACATCGTCGGCCATTACGCCGGACTGCGACCGCTGCTGCAACCCGGCACCACCGGCGACGGCACCTCGGCGAAGATCTCGCGTGAACACACGGTCGCCTCGCCGGTGCCGGGAGTGGTGTCGATCGCCGGCGGCAAGTTCACCACCTATCGGGTGATGGCCAAGGACGCGGTCGATTTCGCGCTGGGGGAGCGGGCCGAACGGTTGCCGTCGGTGACCGCGAACGTTCCGCTGGTCGGTGCGGTCGGCTATCCCGGTGCCCGCGAACACACCCGGACGCTGGCTTTGCAATACGGCTGGGACGAGTGGCGGATCTCGCACCTGCTGCATCGCTACGGTGCCGAGATCATTCAGATCGCCCAACTGTGCGCCGACGATTCGTCGATGGCCAAGCCGTTGCAGCAGGCACCGGCCTACATCCGGGCCGAGATCGCCTTCGCGATCACGCATGAGGGTGCGCTGCATCTGGACGACATCCTCGCCCGGCGCACCCGGATCGTCTACGAGGTGCCGGAGCAGGGGCTGGCCGCGGTGGACGAGATCGCTGACATCGTCGCGCCGATGCTCGGCTGGTCCGATGATCAACGCGAAGCGGAGGTCGACGCCTATCGCACCTGGACCCTGGCCGAGTTGGCGGCGATCAAGGAACCGGACGATCGGGCAGCGGTCGGGGTGCGCGAGGCGGTCGACGAGCTGATTCCCATGCTGGACGGCGATTCGACTCAGTTCGGATCGAGTCGTCGTGCCCGCGACAGCAGGTAA
- a CDS encoding RNA polymerase sigma factor yields METSAFEDLLRRIGPQVLGVLLRRYGTDQFDLCEDAVQEAMLEAYAQWPSHGVPDSPAGWLVTSARRRMIDRIRSDAHRREREESQARLAHPLAESPVPETDDSLQLLILCCHPELNRSAQIPLTLRAVGGLTTAQIAHAYLLPEATIAQRISRAKANIKEAGFRFPTAVDVTDRLEPVLTVLYLMFNEAHTSTSGDQLYDVDLAAEAIRLTRQVDDRLPDHGETSGLLALLLLTDARRASRVDDHGRMVPLDEQDRTLWDRDKINSGLRLLHEALPGRRPTPYLIQAAIAALHAEAASTADTDWQEILALYRILEELTGNPMVSLNRVVAESMVYGPRTGLRALEPIAAVLPADHHRVLAVRAHLLERCHDPAAAETYRQASRRTPTVTERNYLLSRARRLDPN; encoded by the coding sequence ATGGAAACGAGCGCGTTCGAGGACCTGCTGCGCCGGATCGGACCGCAGGTCCTCGGCGTGCTGCTGAGACGCTACGGCACCGATCAGTTCGATCTCTGTGAGGACGCCGTCCAAGAAGCGATGCTGGAGGCGTACGCACAATGGCCGAGCCACGGCGTACCGGACAGCCCGGCAGGTTGGCTGGTGACCAGCGCCCGCCGGCGGATGATCGATCGGATCCGGAGCGATGCCCACCGGCGCGAACGCGAGGAATCCCAAGCCCGGCTTGCTCATCCGCTGGCCGAGAGCCCGGTGCCCGAGACCGACGACAGTCTGCAGTTGTTGATCTTGTGCTGCCATCCAGAGCTGAACAGATCGGCGCAGATCCCACTCACTCTGCGGGCCGTCGGCGGACTGACCACCGCTCAGATCGCGCACGCCTATCTGCTACCCGAAGCGACGATCGCACAACGGATCAGCCGGGCGAAGGCCAACATCAAGGAGGCCGGGTTCCGCTTCCCCACGGCCGTCGACGTTACCGATCGACTCGAGCCGGTGCTGACCGTGCTCTACCTGATGTTCAACGAGGCGCACACCAGCACCAGCGGTGATCAACTGTACGATGTTGATCTTGCTGCCGAGGCGATCCGGTTGACCCGGCAGGTGGACGACCGGCTTCCCGATCATGGTGAGACCAGTGGCCTGCTGGCGTTGCTGTTGCTCACCGACGCACGCCGAGCCTCCCGGGTTGATGATCATGGACGGATGGTCCCGCTGGACGAGCAGGATCGGACCTTGTGGGATCGGGACAAGATCAACTCCGGGCTGCGGCTGCTGCACGAAGCACTTCCCGGGCGGCGGCCGACGCCGTACCTGATTCAGGCGGCCATCGCTGCTCTGCACGCCGAAGCGGCGAGCACGGCGGACACCGACTGGCAGGAAATCCTTGCCCTGTACAGAATTCTCGAAGAGCTCACGGGAAATCCGATGGTCAGCCTGAACCGCGTGGTGGCCGAATCGATGGTGTACGGCCCGCGGACCGGGCTGCGGGCGCTGGAACCGATCGCGGCCGTCCTGCCCGCTGATCATCATCGCGTGCTCGCAGTCCGCGCCCATCTGCTGGAGCGCTGCCACGATCCGGCCGCTGCCGAGACCTACCGCCAGGCATCCCGGCGAACACCCACCGTGACCGAACGCAATTACCTGCTGTCGCGGGCACGACGACTCGATCCGAACTGA
- a CDS encoding YciI family protein, translating to MKYLILMQVDPTVLENLTDDQQKSIMDGHAAFMAEIKASGEMLSTHALGDPSQTTTVRARGGKPEVLDGPYAETKEFMGGYYLIDVESKDRAVELARKIPDASIDGLALEVRPVMFSDGEPV from the coding sequence ATGAAGTACCTGATCTTGATGCAGGTCGACCCGACCGTGCTGGAGAACCTGACCGACGACCAGCAGAAGTCGATCATGGACGGGCATGCAGCGTTCATGGCCGAGATCAAGGCGTCCGGCGAGATGTTGAGCACTCACGCCCTGGGCGATCCGAGCCAGACCACCACGGTGCGCGCCCGCGGCGGCAAGCCCGAGGTGCTGGACGGGCCGTACGCGGAGACCAAGGAGTTCATGGGCGGTTATTACCTGATCGACGTCGAGTCCAAGGATCGCGCGGTCGAGCTGGCCCGGAAGATCCCGGACGCCAGCATTGACGGTCTTGCGCTGGAGGTCCGGCCGGTCATGTTCAGCGACGGCGAACCGGTCTGA
- a CDS encoding DUF2269 family protein has translation MFKIFLALHLITAIGVVGPLIYGATTAVRGIRTKDASATKSSARLVQIYSIVSIAVVIFGFGLMSATSPYTHKPVASFGETWIWLSLLLWAIAVALGLAVLTPALQRITAEITVGSEVSSALRGRVAGVGGVTGLIFLVIIVLMVYQPGGH, from the coding sequence GTGTTCAAGATCTTTCTCGCCCTGCATCTGATCACCGCCATCGGCGTCGTCGGTCCGCTGATCTACGGCGCGACCACCGCGGTCCGTGGGATTCGGACCAAGGACGCGTCGGCGACCAAGTCGTCGGCCCGGCTGGTGCAGATCTACTCGATCGTCTCGATCGCGGTGGTGATCTTCGGATTCGGGCTGATGTCGGCCACGTCGCCGTACACGCACAAGCCGGTCGCGAGCTTCGGCGAGACCTGGATCTGGCTCTCGCTGCTGCTCTGGGCGATCGCCGTCGCGCTCGGTCTGGCCGTGCTGACGCCGGCGCTGCAGCGGATCACCGCCGAGATCACCGTCGGCAGCGAGGTGAGCTCTGCACTGCGGGGACGCGTCGCGGGGGTCGGCGGCGTCACCGGACTGATCTTCCTGGTGATCATCGTGCTGATGGTCTACCAGCCGGGCGGCCACTGA
- a CDS encoding sugar phosphate isomerase/epimerase family protein, with the protein MFSDLSMGALGLSADLPTAIDLAAKHGFGGVDPDLGYLKQLGSDAAVTEFAAGVGDRGLRWGMAGLPINLTAPAGEFAAALAELPAALSILTAAGIDRVGTWIRPMHDDLSYRRNWVLHVSRLTLVSQLLADAGIRIGLEYIGPKTFWSTERFPFLHSLSEARELIAETGASNIGLILDSYHWYTAGESADDLAGLTDADIVSADINDARDDRERDQQQDLDRRLPGSTGVIDLDGFMSALRAASYTGPVKIEPFMKSLASQPVDEVLADAASRLTSAIGG; encoded by the coding sequence ATGTTCTCCGATCTCAGCATGGGCGCTCTGGGCCTGTCCGCAGACCTGCCGACCGCAATTGACCTTGCCGCCAAGCACGGCTTCGGTGGTGTCGATCCCGATCTTGGTTACCTCAAGCAGCTGGGCAGCGATGCTGCCGTCACCGAATTCGCCGCCGGCGTCGGCGACCGCGGGCTGCGATGGGGAATGGCCGGGCTGCCGATCAATCTGACCGCACCGGCCGGCGAGTTCGCCGCCGCCCTGGCCGAGTTGCCGGCGGCGTTGTCGATCTTGACCGCAGCCGGGATCGATCGGGTCGGCACCTGGATCCGGCCGATGCACGACGACCTCAGCTACCGGCGCAACTGGGTGCTGCATGTCAGCCGGCTCACCCTGGTCTCGCAGCTGCTGGCCGATGCCGGCATCCGGATCGGCCTGGAGTACATCGGGCCGAAGACGTTCTGGTCGACCGAACGCTTCCCGTTCCTGCATTCGCTGTCCGAGGCTCGCGAGCTGATCGCCGAGACCGGCGCGAGCAACATCGGGCTGATCCTGGACAGCTACCACTGGTACACGGCCGGCGAGAGCGCCGATGATCTTGCCGGGCTGACCGACGCCGACATCGTTTCCGCCGACATCAACGACGCCCGCGACGATCGTGAACGTGATCAACAACAGGACCTGGATCGGCGGCTGCCGGGATCGACCGGCGTGATCGATCTGGACGGGTTCATGTCCGCGTTGCGCGCGGCCTCGTACACCGGGCCGGTGAAGATCGAGCCGTTCATGAAGTCGCTGGCCTCCCAGCCCGTCGACGAGGTGCTCGCCGACGCCGCGTCCCGGCTGACGAGCGCGATCGGGGGCTGA
- a CDS encoding alpha/beta fold hydrolase produces the protein MTTYILVPGAWHGSWTFEEVAPLLERAGHTVHALTLTGLRPDDDRATVAAANLDTHADDVLRLLDQEQIGDATLVGHSYAGMVITAVADRAASRISRLVHLDAYVPRDGESCWWLANDSYRQAFVDGAADTGYAVRAPFRPPNGGDPRRRPHPLASLLQSIRISGAVDRVPRREFVYCSGWEDRTPFAGLRARLAADPRWRVHDLPTGHNAMAEDPKAVAALLLDQ, from the coding sequence ATGACTACGTACATCCTCGTGCCCGGTGCGTGGCACGGATCCTGGACGTTCGAGGAGGTCGCCCCCCTGCTGGAACGCGCCGGACACACGGTCCACGCGCTGACCTTGACCGGTCTGCGACCCGACGACGACCGGGCGACGGTCGCCGCCGCCAACCTCGACACCCACGCCGACGATGTGCTGCGGCTTCTTGATCAAGAGCAGATCGGCGACGCGACCCTGGTCGGCCACAGTTACGCCGGCATGGTGATCACCGCCGTCGCCGATCGCGCCGCGAGTCGGATCTCGCGGCTGGTGCACCTCGACGCCTACGTTCCTCGTGACGGCGAGTCGTGCTGGTGGTTGGCCAACGACAGCTACCGGCAGGCGTTCGTGGATGGTGCAGCCGACACGGGCTACGCCGTACGCGCGCCGTTCCGTCCGCCGAACGGTGGCGATCCGCGCCGGCGTCCGCACCCGCTCGCCTCGCTGCTGCAGTCGATCCGGATCAGCGGCGCCGTCGACCGAGTGCCGCGTCGCGAATTCGTCTACTGCAGCGGGTGGGAGGACCGGACGCCCTTCGCCGGTCTGCGTGCTCGGCTGGCCGCCGACCCGAGATGGCGGGTGCATGACCTGCCCACCGGCCACAACGCGATGGCCGAGGACCCGAAGGCGGTCGCCGCCCTCCTGCTCGACCAGTGA
- a CDS encoding helix-turn-helix domain-containing protein, giving the protein MPVRRQPRPSAEVTSQLWPSGGRHLWPSGEASELQAHERGHLVYAATGVLAVHTERGTSIVPANRVAWTPGGFSHSHRAHGDTDMRIVFLTPSMARLVGDRPAVFQASGLAREVLLALTGPGNYDETAPRYGAAARARLVRVLVDELREARERPLQLPEPRDDRLRAVARMLYETPADSAPLPELGKRIGASSRTLSRLFRDEFGMSFYQWRTQLRIYHAFVLLADGHDTTQTAYACGWANPSAFIAAFRKVIGTTPGRYRAGGRGTAQGLVANAPDS; this is encoded by the coding sequence ATGCCTGTTCGCCGCCAACCTCGTCCGAGCGCCGAGGTCACGTCCCAGCTGTGGCCCTCCGGCGGACGTCACCTGTGGCCGTCCGGCGAAGCGAGCGAACTGCAGGCGCACGAACGAGGCCATCTGGTGTACGCAGCGACCGGGGTCTTGGCCGTACACACCGAGCGCGGCACCTCGATCGTTCCGGCCAATCGGGTCGCCTGGACGCCGGGCGGGTTCAGCCACTCGCACCGCGCCCACGGCGACACCGACATGCGGATCGTCTTTCTGACGCCGTCGATGGCCCGGCTCGTCGGCGATCGTCCGGCGGTGTTCCAGGCGTCCGGCCTGGCCCGCGAGGTGCTGCTCGCGCTGACCGGTCCCGGCAACTACGACGAGACCGCGCCGCGATACGGCGCTGCGGCCCGGGCTCGGCTGGTGCGCGTCCTGGTCGACGAGCTCCGCGAGGCACGCGAACGACCACTGCAATTGCCCGAGCCACGAGACGACCGGCTGCGGGCCGTCGCGCGGATGCTGTACGAGACGCCGGCCGACAGCGCCCCGTTGCCGGAACTCGGTAAGCGGATCGGCGCCAGCAGTCGTACGCTTAGTCGGCTTTTCCGCGACGAATTCGGCATGTCCTTCTATCAATGGCGCACGCAACTGCGGATCTATCACGCGTTCGTGCTGCTGGCCGACGGCCACGACACCACCCAGACCGCGTACGCCTGCGGCTGGGCCAATCCGAGTGCGTTCATCGCCGCGTTCAGGAAGGTGATCGGTACCACGCCGGGTCGCTACCGTGCCGGCGGGCGTGGCACGGCCCAGGGTCTGGTAGCGAACGCGCCCGACAGCTGA
- the orn gene encoding oligoribonuclease — MVWIDCEMTGLDLIDDALIEVAALVTDSELQVLGDGVDVIIKPPQRALDQMGDFVRNMHEHSGLLTELDAGLTMPEAEEQVLEYIRQYAPEPGKAPLAGNTIGTDRAFLARDMPTLESYVHYRNVDVSSIKELARRWYPRVYYQSPEKSGNHRALADIRESIEELRFYREAVFVPQPGPDSATAKEIAAKHRGGLTPPSEAEAAAAAETTAATDSAQRPNASTSA; from the coding sequence ATGGTCTGGATCGACTGCGAGATGACCGGCCTCGACCTCATCGACGACGCCCTGATCGAAGTGGCCGCGTTGGTGACGGATTCCGAGCTGCAGGTCCTCGGCGACGGCGTGGATGTGATCATCAAGCCGCCGCAGCGCGCACTCGATCAGATGGGCGACTTCGTCCGCAACATGCACGAGCATTCCGGGCTGCTCACCGAACTGGACGCCGGGCTGACCATGCCGGAGGCCGAGGAGCAGGTGCTCGAATACATCCGCCAGTACGCGCCCGAGCCGGGCAAGGCGCCGCTGGCCGGAAACACCATCGGCACCGACCGGGCCTTCCTGGCCCGAGACATGCCGACCCTGGAGTCGTACGTCCACTACCGCAACGTGGACGTGTCCTCGATCAAGGAGCTGGCTCGCCGCTGGTATCCGCGGGTCTACTACCAGTCGCCGGAGAAGTCGGGCAATCACCGCGCGCTGGCCGACATCCGGGAGTCGATCGAGGAGCTTCGCTTCTACCGCGAGGCGGTGTTCGTGCCACAGCCGGGCCCGGACTCCGCCACCGCCAAGGAGATCGCCGCCAAGCACCGCGGCGGCCTCACTCCGCCGTCCGAAGCCGAGGCCGCTGCCGCTGCGGAAACGACGGCTGCGACCGACTCCGCGCAGCGGCCCAACGCCTCGACATCGGCCTGA
- a CDS encoding PrsW family intramembrane metalloprotease, with product MSQPLPKRLIKTRLFWVTVVMLFVYAACLVLLYRQVVPDQDVPGGRLIGLGHEAVPISAKYAALTAIPLSLLFLWLDRFKPQRFWVWFMTFAWGACVATFVAAQINTWASAHLSIVGNGDPATGSRAAIYVAPFVEESAKATVLFWLAILMRYRWVSRLSGIALAGLAGAGFAFVENILYYGRVYRYAANTFGEVQPEQALQQLFLMRGVLTFFGHPLFTSMTGIGLAIALRSKSKIVRVIAPLAGFCAAAFLHMSFNTVSTLVQGTQLLLMYIFVAIPAVLAMVVFVVRQEFREGRLIRERLTDYARVGWLPVEDALPMSRLRTRLRALWQSIFRGWHGFLATVRVQRAETELAYLRDAMARGVVDDAGLQREKYLLARIRSERGRAVIQPAARADYARIKELVRRRRPAPAYAPAHYPGPAGLGGNLPAPGTAPIGPGATHYSKVDPNWKPPGE from the coding sequence ATGTCCCAGCCACTGCCGAAGCGCCTGATCAAGACCCGATTGTTCTGGGTCACCGTCGTGATGCTCTTCGTGTACGCGGCCTGCCTGGTCCTGCTCTACCGCCAGGTCGTGCCCGACCAGGACGTGCCCGGCGGCCGGCTGATCGGACTCGGGCACGAGGCCGTCCCGATCTCTGCAAAGTACGCCGCACTGACTGCCATTCCGCTCTCCCTCCTCTTCCTCTGGCTCGACCGTTTCAAGCCGCAACGCTTCTGGGTCTGGTTCATGACCTTCGCCTGGGGCGCCTGTGTCGCCACCTTCGTGGCGGCCCAGATCAACACGTGGGCATCGGCGCATCTGTCGATCGTCGGGAACGGCGACCCTGCCACCGGATCGCGTGCGGCGATCTACGTCGCCCCGTTCGTGGAGGAGTCCGCCAAGGCCACCGTGCTGTTCTGGCTGGCGATCCTGATGCGTTACCGCTGGGTCAGCCGGCTGAGCGGCATCGCGCTCGCCGGACTGGCCGGCGCTGGTTTCGCGTTCGTGGAGAACATCCTCTATTACGGCCGGGTGTACCGCTACGCGGCCAACACCTTCGGCGAGGTGCAACCCGAGCAGGCGTTGCAGCAGCTCTTCCTCATGCGTGGTGTGCTGACCTTCTTCGGTCACCCCCTGTTCACGTCCATGACCGGCATCGGTCTGGCGATAGCGCTGCGGTCCAAGAGCAAGATCGTCCGAGTGATCGCGCCACTGGCGGGCTTCTGCGCCGCGGCCTTCCTGCACATGAGCTTCAACACCGTGTCCACCCTGGTCCAGGGCACCCAGCTGCTGCTGATGTACATCTTCGTCGCCATCCCGGCGGTGCTGGCGATGGTCGTCTTCGTCGTCCGGCAGGAATTCCGCGAAGGCAGGCTGATCCGCGAGCGGCTCACCGACTACGCACGCGTCGGCTGGCTCCCGGTCGAGGACGCGCTGCCGATGTCCCGACTGCGCACCCGGCTCCGAGCACTGTGGCAGTCGATCTTCCGAGGCTGGCACGGTTTCCTGGCGACGGTCCGAGTCCAACGTGCCGAAACCGAACTGGCCTACCTCCGCGACGCGATGGCGCGGGGTGTCGTCGACGACGCCGGGCTCCAGCGGGAGAAGTACCTGCTGGCCCGGATCCGATCCGAACGCGGCAGGGCCGTGATCCAGCCGGCCGCCCGCGCCGACTACGCCCGGATCAAGGAACTGGTCCGGCGACGCCGACCGGCCCCGGCCTACGCCCCCGCGCACTACCCCGGCCCGGCCGGTCTCGGCGGCAACCTGCCGGCACCCGGCACCGCCCCGATCGGCCCGGGCGCGACCCACTACTCCAAGGTCGACCCCAACTGGAAACCGCCGGGCGAGTAG
- a CDS encoding single-stranded DNA-binding protein, whose translation MDATLTINGNVGSAVDFGRTPQTGVARATFRLACTPRIYRNGNWVDDYTTWITVTCWRQLAEHVASSLNKGDPVIVTGRLRTQVWDDDGGHHQRMVLEATQVGHDLTRGVSTFSRAPRAESDSESAPDDDAAIEQPDGSDAELAGVERLEEVAV comes from the coding sequence ATGGACGCGACTCTCACCATCAACGGAAATGTGGGCAGTGCGGTCGACTTCGGCCGGACCCCGCAGACGGGCGTGGCCCGAGCCACCTTCCGGCTGGCTTGTACGCCGCGGATCTACCGCAACGGCAACTGGGTCGACGACTACACCACCTGGATCACGGTGACCTGTTGGCGGCAATTGGCCGAGCACGTGGCCAGCAGTCTCAACAAGGGCGATCCGGTGATCGTGACCGGTCGGCTACGGACCCAGGTCTGGGACGACGACGGCGGCCATCATCAGCGGATGGTGCTGGAGGCGACGCAGGTCGGTCACGACCTCACCCGTGGAGTCTCGACCTTCAGCAGGGCGCCGCGAGCCGAGTCCGACAGCGAATCCGCACCTGACGACGACGCGGCGATCGAGCAGCCTGATGGATCGGACGCAGAGCTGGCAGGCGTGGAGCGTTTGGAGGAGGTGGCGGTGTAG